Proteins from a genomic interval of Firmicutes bacterium HGW-Firmicutes-1:
- a CDS encoding permease gives MTLTQVIKKNKLLLIVGMIYLILFILMPDKASKAMSNSVYYLIEMFQILPVIFLLTVVIEALIPKEVIIKHFGEKSGFLGNILSLVLGSISAGPIYAAFPISKMLLSKGASVANIVIILSSWAVIKVPMLANEVKFLGFSFMGVRWILTVIAILSMAWITGKLVDRKELAIESANTSDVLIEIKKEYCIGCGICVKMLPEVYEINEQKAQVKTQGINLSIKEIVLDTVEKCPTNAIVFHEI, from the coding sequence ATGACATTGACTCAAGTAATAAAGAAAAACAAGTTATTATTGATAGTAGGCATGATCTATCTAATCTTATTTATTCTGATGCCAGATAAGGCATCAAAAGCAATGAGTAACAGTGTTTATTATCTGATTGAAATGTTTCAAATTCTACCAGTCATTTTCTTGTTGACAGTCGTGATTGAAGCACTGATTCCCAAAGAGGTAATCATCAAGCATTTTGGAGAAAAATCTGGATTCCTTGGGAATATACTTTCACTTGTATTAGGAAGTATTTCAGCTGGACCGATCTATGCGGCTTTCCCGATTAGCAAAATGCTGCTTTCAAAAGGAGCAAGTGTTGCCAATATTGTAATTATACTAAGTTCATGGGCAGTTATAAAAGTACCGATGCTAGCCAATGAAGTAAAATTTTTAGGTTTCTCTTTCATGGGAGTTCGATGGATTTTAACGGTGATCGCAATTCTTTCAATGGCTTGGATTACAGGGAAACTAGTGGATAGAAAGGAGCTTGCAATAGAATCAGCAAACACTTCAGATGTTCTGATTGAAATTAAGAAGGAATATTGTATTGGATGTGGCATTTGTGTAAAAATGCTTCCAGAAGTTTATGAAATCAATGAACAAAAGGCACAGGTAAAAACGCAAGGCATTAATCTAAGTATTAAGGAAATTGTTCTTGATACTGTTGAAAAATGTCCCACTAATGCGATTGTTTTCCATGAAATATAA
- a CDS encoding permease, whose protein sequence is MDVFTLAFWGISIVLIIVSLIKSKKKTFEAMKKSKGMMGNMLGEIIAIIFIIGLILTFVPPESIKSVLGSENTVMATVIAAIAGSITLVPAFVAFPLVGSFIDVGASIVPAVAFLTTLTMVGVVTFPLEKKEFGFKFTLTRNLLSFVAALFIAAVMGVVL, encoded by the coding sequence ATGGACGTTTTTACGCTCGCATTTTGGGGTATATCAATTGTATTAATAATTGTATCTTTGATTAAAAGTAAGAAGAAGACATTCGAAGCGATGAAAAAATCGAAAGGTATGATGGGAAATATGCTTGGAGAAATTATAGCAATCATCTTTATCATTGGATTGATACTAACGTTTGTACCACCAGAATCAATAAAAAGTGTGCTTGGGTCAGAAAACACAGTGATGGCAACAGTAATTGCTGCTATTGCAGGAAGTATAACTCTCGTACCTGCATTTGTTGCATTTCCTTTAGTGGGTTCTTTCATTGATGTAGGTGCTAGTATCGTTCCAGCGGTGGCGTTTTTAACAACTTTAACTATGGTTGGTGTCGTAACGTTTCCACTTGAGAAAAAAGAATTTGGTTTTAAATTTACGCTTACAAGAAATCTACTCAGCTTTGTTGCGGCATTATTCATTGCAGCAGTAATGGGGGTGGTGCTATGA